The genomic window CGAAGGCGTCAACCAGCACCAGGGCACCGTCGGCCATCTGGAGCGTGCGTTCGACCTCCCCGCCGAAGTCCGCGTGACCGGGTGTGTCGATCAGGTTGATCTTCGTCGAGCCGTAGTTGATGGCGATGTTCTTCGCCAGGATCGTGATGCCCCGCTCCCGCTCCAGATCGTTGGAGTCGAGGATCCGCTCCCCCTGCAACTGAGAGGCGCGGAACTGCCCGGACTGGCGAAGCATCGCGTCGACCAGAGTCGTCTTGCCGTGATCCACGTGGGCGATGATCGCCACGTTCCTGATGTCGTCGCGTCGCTTCATGGGTCTCCTACCCCGCCTCGGGGCGGGCTTCCTCGCGATCCGCCCCCCGCCAGTTGCGCGAGGCGAACATGTTGACACGGGACGAAATTTTACACGTTAACGCGGGGTCCAGACAAGGTCGGCAGCGATTGCATGCGTGAACCAGACAGCCTTCCAATCGTGGAGCGGCATGGACGAGCCTCGCATCTGCCCCTCCGAGCGCCTGACCGCGAGGAGCCTTGGCGAAAGGTCGGAAGTACCATGGGCCCGTGGGATGGAGGTTGATCCGCGAGTCCCTCACATGGCGGGAAACGCACCAGCCAGAATCATCCGGATTCTCGCCATGAGGGTCGCCATGTCCGGGGGGTGATCCGCTCAGCCCTGGTTCGGAATCGTCTTGAGCGGGGCTCCTGGCCCAGGCACCCGTGGTCTCGAAGTCGATGCCGCGTGGTCCAGGCATACCGGTGAAGGCCGTCGGGCCGTCAACCACGGTGAAGGAGAACCGATCCTGGCCGTGTCCGACCCCGCCAGGCAACCGAACTCGCCCGCCTTACGTCACGAGATGGACGACCCGATCGCGGCGATTTGGCCACATCCTCGTCGGGGTAGTTGGCAAGCTTTTTGCTGCATTTAAGGAGTGTCGGAGTAAGCCCAACAGCTCGATCGCAGCTGCCGGCACGATCCCACGCGGAAGGGTGGGAGTGGTCTTCGGTCCGATACGCCCGGCACCCATCCGTTGGACGAGGGCCCGATCGAGGGAGTGACGTTGATGGTGATCGTCACACTCAATCCGCCCCCTCTCCCGATGAAGCCCTGCTCGGCCCGTCGCCTCCCCGGCCTTCTCCGAGCCCCTTCGGCGGGGGCGACCAGCTCGTCACGCGAGATTCATCCTCGCGGGGGGACAGTCGGCGCCCGCCGATTTGGTCCGCGACGGTACGCGGGATGGGCTGCCATCCTCGGACCCGCTGAACTCGAGAACTTTGCGACGGCCGTCGTCTTCGGCGCGGCGAGTGCAAGTCATTCGGGGGACGTTCGGAAGCGGGACGGGCGCTCGATCCGGATACGCGACGACAACAGGTCACCTCACATGATTCCCGAGTCGCTCGATCAGACCTGAGGTATGCAATAATGTTGATGCAGCTCCCAGGCGTCGAACACCCCGAAGCGAGCACGAAGATCGCGGAAGCCTCCAGCCTGGTGCTCTTCCTCGAGCTGGACGAGGTCCTCGAGGATGCCGGCGCATGGTCGGAGCAGGAGCCGCGGACGCTCATCGAGGACCTCGCCTCGCGGGAAGGGGTCCTCGTGTGCCTCCTCGGCTCGAGATCGCTCGCCGAGATGAAGGGCCTCGTCGAGAACCCCAGGCTGGTCTACGTGGCCGACCGTGGGATGGAGGTCGAAGGCCCCGCCTTCCACTTCGTCCATCCCGAGGCGGTGCAGTGCCGCTCGGCGATCGAGGCGGTGGGGCAGCGGCTGATGGGGCTGCCCCTCCTCTATCCGGAGATCGCCATCGAGTCCCGCACCCTGGCCCTGGCGATCGACGCGTCCCGATGCCCGGGGGACGCGGCCGAGGAGATCGCCAACATCGTCGCGGCCCTCGTCCCCGAGACCCACGCCGACCTGAAGGCGAGCCGGCATCACGCACGCTTCGAGATCCGCCCGCGCGTCTCCTGGGGCTTCCGGGAGGCGATGGAGTGGGTCTACGGACGCCTCAAGGGCACGGACGCCGCCATCGTCGCCGTCGGCGGCGAGGAGGTCGCGAACGCCGTCGCCGGGTCGATCCACCTCGGGGGCGAGCAGCGGGACGGGGCCGGACGACCCGGAGGCCTCGTCGACGTCCCCGGGCTGCTCTCCTGGCTGCTCGAGCGGTGGCAGGAGCGTCTCGATTCCATGGCCTCGTCGTGGGGCCCCCATCGGGCGCGGCCCTCGCTGGCCCTGAAGGAAACGACGCCCATCCTCAACGTCCGGCTCCGCAGGGCCGCGATGGACCGGAGGCGGGCCGCGAACGGATGAGTCCCCTAGCCGCTTGAACGTTCAGAGGAGCGGGGACAGGAGCCGGACGACGCTCTCCGCAAGCTCCCGCAGCCATCCCGGCTGCGGCAGCTCCCGCTCCGAGTCGAACTGGAGTCGGAGCGCCCACTCCGCGAGGTCGGCGACGCACTCCCTCGAGTAGAGGAAGAGGGCGACCTCGTAGTTCAGGAACAGGCTGCGGTTGTCCATGTTGGCCGACCCGATCACCGCGAGGTTGTCGTCGAAGAGGACGGCCTTCGCGTGCATCATGACCGGCTGGTGCAGGTAGACCTTGCCCCCGGACTCGTGCAGCTCGCGCAGGTAGCTCTCGCGTGCCAGGTCGGTCGATAGGTGGTTGGACCGCTTGGGGACGATGAGCCGGATGTCCACGCCCCTCCGCGCCGCGAGGTTGAGCGACCGGACGAGCATCTCGTCGGGGACGAAGTAGGGCGTGACGATCCATATCCTCTTCGATGCCGCGAAGATGAGCGACACGAGCGTCTCATACAGAGGGTCGTCCTGCACGTCCGGGCCGCTGGCGACGACCTGGACGGTGCTCGACGCGCCGGCGATGCCGGCCACGGGGGGCGGGGCGGGGCCGGCCCGCTCGCCGTCCTCGCCGTCGGGGGGCATCTTGCGCAAGTCCTCCCCCGTGGCGAATTCCCAGTCGGAGAAGAAGAGGGCGTCCAGGTCGGCGACGGAGGGCCCGACGATGACCGCGGAGAGGTCGCGCCAAAGGCCATCGTCGGGGCCGGGCCCCATGTACGGCCACGCGAAGTTCATCCCCCCCGTCAGCGCGATCCGGCCGTCCACGACGACGATCTTGCGATGATTGCGGAGGTTCGCGCGGCCGCGAAAAGGGACGTGCAAGACGGGCATGAAATAGGCCACCCGGGCGCCGCTCTCCAGCAGCCTCGCAAGGTCGCGCCTGCGGACTCGGCGTGAGCCGACGCTGTCCAGCAGCAGCCGGACCGAGACTCCTCCCGCGGCCCGCCTCGCGAGGTGCTCGACCAGTTCGCGCCCGACCCGGCCACGGCCGAGGATGTAGGTCGTGATGTGGATCGAGGAGGTCGCCGAGTCGATCAACTCCACCAGTCGCCGGAAGGCATCCTCCCCGCGCGTCAGCAACTCGACGCGGTTGCCCTCCCGGGCGGGCGGCACTCCGTATGACATGAGGAAGCGCTCGGTCCCCTGGTGCCCCTCGATGCTGCGAGGGTTCTGCAGGCCGGCGCGTTCGTACACGCGCGGCTTGCGCCTGGCCATGCGGCTCATCTTGCGGCCGCCCAGCATCAGGTAGAGCGGGACCCCCAGATAGGGGAGGAAGAGGATGACCAGCAGCCAGGCCATCGTGCTGGCGGGGGACCGCCGCTGGCGGATCAGATGGGCCAGGAAGATGAGCCCCAGGAAGAATCCGATGTGCGTCGCGAATTCGGGCAGCAGCCAGTTGTCGGGCCACTCGAAGAAACGTCGCACCACCGAGGCGAGCTCCAGGGATGCCGCCGAGGCACCGGGCTGTGCGGATCGGCAAGCGTGGTCCGCCCAGTATCCTCGCCGCACGTTCCAATTGCAACGAGCCGGCCGCGTCGCACTCCACGTCCCCGAAGCGAGCCCCTCGCCGCAGGACTCGGGAGGCAGGCCCCCGGGACTTCGGAGTCCGACCGTTCAGTCGAAATCCGCGGGAAGGCTCCTGTCCCGTTCGTGCAGGAAGGCGCGGGCGATCTGGGACGGGAGCGTCCTCTCGAGCGAGAGATCCGGGATCTCGTCCTCCGCGAAGAAGCCGACTTCCAGGATTTCGTAGCTCGTCGCGGGCGCCCCTCCCACGATCTCGCAGCGGAAGAGGAGCTTGTAGGTGTGATGGACCAAGTTCGGGTGCCCCTGACGATCGCGATCGAGCACGG from Aquisphaera giovannonii includes these protein-coding regions:
- a CDS encoding trehalose-phosphatase gives rise to the protein MLMQLPGVEHPEASTKIAEASSLVLFLELDEVLEDAGAWSEQEPRTLIEDLASREGVLVCLLGSRSLAEMKGLVENPRLVYVADRGMEVEGPAFHFVHPEAVQCRSAIEAVGQRLMGLPLLYPEIAIESRTLALAIDASRCPGDAAEEIANIVAALVPETHADLKASRHHARFEIRPRVSWGFREAMEWVYGRLKGTDAAIVAVGGEEVANAVAGSIHLGGEQRDGAGRPGGLVDVPGLLSWLLERWQERLDSMASSWGPHRARPSLALKETTPILNVRLRRAAMDRRRAANG
- the cls gene encoding cardiolipin synthase; translation: MVRRFFEWPDNWLLPEFATHIGFFLGLIFLAHLIRQRRSPASTMAWLLVILFLPYLGVPLYLMLGGRKMSRMARRKPRVYERAGLQNPRSIEGHQGTERFLMSYGVPPAREGNRVELLTRGEDAFRRLVELIDSATSSIHITTYILGRGRVGRELVEHLARRAAGGVSVRLLLDSVGSRRVRRRDLARLLESGARVAYFMPVLHVPFRGRANLRNHRKIVVVDGRIALTGGMNFAWPYMGPGPDDGLWRDLSAVIVGPSVADLDALFFSDWEFATGEDLRKMPPDGEDGERAGPAPPPVAGIAGASSTVQVVASGPDVQDDPLYETLVSLIFAASKRIWIVTPYFVPDEMLVRSLNLAARRGVDIRLIVPKRSNHLSTDLARESYLRELHESGGKVYLHQPVMMHAKAVLFDDNLAVIGSANMDNRSLFLNYEVALFLYSRECVADLAEWALRLQFDSERELPQPGWLRELAESVVRLLSPLL